GCGATCAACAGGGCCAGCAAAGTGCCCGCCTTCGGCCTGGTTTAAATAGCGCACATTGCCAAGATTACCAATTTGAACAAGATTTTGTGTTTCCGTGATACGTCGGACACATTCTTCATGGGCCAATTCATAGACTTGTTTCTGGCTATGTTGGTCCATATCAAAACAGATGGAAACTGTCAGTTCATCTTCTGGGATTTCTGTCAGGCGTTCACGTTGCCAATCTTCCACAAACGGGGCCCTTGTACAGGCTTGCAGGAACAAAAGAACAAAAGCGAAAGCCAGAGGGGGAAAGTTGATTTTTGACAACACAAGTAGAAATCCTGTTAATCGAGTAAGTCCGTTTCTTCTATAACAATTTCTTCCGTATCCAAAGGGCCTTTTTCTTCAATTGGGATCAAACCAGAATGTTGGTCATCACTAATTTGAGGCGTGTTTAATTCTTGTAATGATGTCGCAAGCTGGATTTCGTTCAATGGCCCCGCTAAACGCACAAAGCCACTTCCCTGTTTTTTTGTGGCAGAAGTCATCTGGTCACTATTGAGGCGGATATTCAGGAACTGTTTGATGAGATCAAGATGCCCTGTACCAGATATATGTACAGAAGGGGCAATCACATTAATCTCATTACTGTTGATCTGACCATGACGGCCATCCAGTCGGCCCTTGATTTCTGCAAATTCAAGGGAGGTACTTTTCTCCCCAGCCAGAGCCTTTGCCACATTTGGGTGTTTCAAACTGCCATCCAGAATAGAATAATCACCATGGGTTCGAGCCGTTTGAAGAAGCTGTTGAAAAGAAGCCCCTTCTGATTGGATCTCAAAACCGGTTTTCAACGTCCCTGTCATTTTGAAATCCCATAATAAATCTTTTTGAGCCTGTTCCAGATTGATATTATTGGCATCAATGCGCAAGTCCATATATCCGCCGTCAACCCCTTCATACCAGCGAAAACGCATATTTGTCAGGCCATCAAACGCCTTGATATTATGGGCATTTAACGACAAACGCCCATCATTAAGTGTGGCTTTGACCCGGGGCTGGATCAGAACGCCTGAGGGCAAGCGAATACCTTGATATTTAAAATCAACATTGGCATCAAAAGCATCAAGGAAGAGGTCCTTGAAATTAAAACTACGTTGAATAGATGTTGAAAACACGTGACCAATTGGCTGAATGGGAAATGTCACGGTCCCCATAATTTCAGGCAGGGTTGGTTTGAAATCAATTGCCCCTGTGGCAGAAAAAATAAAAGGGGTTTGAATATATTTTGCATTCTCAATTTGAAGCTTTTGATCGCGTAGCTTTAATTCCGTTTTAATCAGCAAAGGCGTGGCCTGGTCCGGGCAATCATCCGAATAGGCAAGCCAGTTGCAGTAATCACTTAAGGAGGGAATATCGACCCGCAAATCCCCCTGTGACACAAAAGTCGATCTTTTAGCGGCACTTCCGATGAATTCAACGCGTAAAGGCGCTGAATCAATATTAAGGGTCAAGCGGCTTCTAAAACCACGCAAGAAATCATCCGGGCGTTGCAAGCGAAGTTTGAAGTCAACACTACGCTCATTAAGATACACATTACTGCTGACCTTAAGGTCTTTACCCTCTTTAGGCTTATTTAGCTGTATGTTGAGCTTTTGCGCCGTCAATGACTTGTTTGGTTTTTGGTTCCAGTGAAGACTGCCTTCCGATATTTGTGCATTTTCAATGACGGAATTTTCCAGAAAATACTGGATCAATTCAAAGTAACGGACATCTTGTTTCCGTGCGGTTCCCAGTTGTGAACGTAGCCATT
This sequence is a window from Terasakiella sp. SH-1. Protein-coding genes within it:
- a CDS encoding AsmA-like C-terminal region-containing protein, which produces MFEVDGFEVRFVKSKMPFIAIGLLLILLATPFFLPSVVYQNILENRLEAASGLDVEFEGRFNVTTFPNLIIEAEDIVFSGQVRRNIEIVGAVRKLKADLKILQFLAGNLHLEDFLLVSPKVTINGDFTPLLPEWLRSQLGTARKQDVRYFELIQYFLENSVIENAQISEGSLHWNQKPNKSLTAQKLNIQLNKPKEGKDLKVSSNVYLNERSVDFKLRLQRPDDFLRGFRSRLTLNIDSAPLRVEFIGSAAKRSTFVSQGDLRVDIPSLSDYCNWLAYSDDCPDQATPLLIKTELKLRDQKLQIENAKYIQTPFIFSATGAIDFKPTLPEIMGTVTFPIQPIGHVFSTSIQRSFNFKDLFLDAFDANVDFKYQGIRLPSGVLIQPRVKATLNDGRLSLNAHNIKAFDGLTNMRFRWYEGVDGGYMDLRIDANNINLEQAQKDLLWDFKMTGTLKTGFEIQSEGASFQQLLQTARTHGDYSILDGSLKHPNVAKALAGEKSTSLEFAEIKGRLDGRHGQINSNEINVIAPSVHISGTGHLDLIKQFLNIRLNSDQMTSATKKQGSGFVRLAGPLNEIQLATSLQELNTPQISDDQHSGLIPIEEKGPLDTEEIVIEETDLLD